From Rubrivirga sp. SAORIC476, a single genomic window includes:
- the rpoN gene encoding RNA polymerase factor sigma-54, translating to MLNLHQKQSLQQKLSPQQIQYIKLLQLPTLALEQRIKAEMEANPLLEEGEEEDDLQLDNADEPTDDGSNDDRDDDLPSDDPQNSSDDEFDWDEFLNAPDDLYGYKAEVDRSAEEDERETPMAAMSSLAEGLRDQVGLLDLTDTEELVADQIIGSIDEDGYLRRPVESILDDVMFNYGVVLTEADVERVLSKIQRLDPVGIAARDLRECLLVQLDMMGNEVDGRENAIDMLRDCYKAFTMKHFDAIQRKLGIDEYDLKEAFDLVRSLDPKPGEGDFAVQTNYITPDFTVERDGEDFRISLNGRNAPELRVSRHYRNMWNDLAAKKTKGDPKARETKDFLKTRMESARWFINSIQQRRNTLLKVMEAIVEVQHEFFEHGEGNLKPMILKDIADIIKMDISTVSRVVNGKYVQTEYGVYELKHFFSEGITGDDGEEVSNKEVKALLERIVGKEDKTKPHSDQKLADLLAGEGYPIARRTVTKYREQLNIPVARLRRQIVLA from the coding sequence ATGCTCAATCTCCACCAGAAACAAAGCCTCCAGCAGAAGCTCTCGCCGCAGCAGATCCAGTACATCAAGCTGCTGCAACTGCCCACGCTCGCGCTCGAACAGCGCATCAAGGCCGAGATGGAGGCCAACCCGCTCCTGGAGGAAGGCGAGGAGGAAGACGATCTCCAGCTCGACAACGCCGACGAGCCCACCGACGACGGCTCCAACGACGACCGCGACGACGACCTCCCCTCGGACGACCCCCAGAACTCCTCCGACGACGAGTTCGACTGGGACGAATTCCTCAACGCCCCCGACGACCTCTACGGCTACAAGGCCGAGGTCGACCGCTCCGCCGAGGAGGACGAGCGCGAGACCCCCATGGCCGCCATGTCGTCGCTCGCCGAGGGCCTCCGCGACCAGGTCGGCCTGCTGGACCTGACCGACACCGAAGAACTCGTCGCCGACCAGATCATCGGCTCCATCGACGAGGACGGCTACCTGCGGCGCCCCGTCGAGTCGATCCTCGACGATGTCATGTTCAACTACGGCGTCGTCCTCACCGAGGCCGACGTCGAGCGCGTGCTCTCCAAGATCCAGCGCCTCGACCCGGTCGGCATCGCCGCACGCGACCTCCGCGAGTGCCTCCTCGTCCAGCTCGACATGATGGGCAACGAGGTCGACGGCCGCGAGAACGCCATCGACATGCTCCGGGACTGCTACAAGGCGTTCACGATGAAGCACTTCGATGCCATCCAGCGCAAGCTCGGCATCGACGAGTACGACCTCAAGGAGGCCTTCGACCTCGTCCGCAGCCTCGACCCGAAGCCCGGCGAGGGTGACTTCGCCGTCCAGACCAACTACATCACGCCCGACTTCACCGTCGAGCGCGACGGCGAGGACTTCCGCATCTCGCTCAACGGCCGCAACGCCCCCGAGCTGCGCGTGTCCCGGCACTACCGGAACATGTGGAACGACCTCGCGGCCAAGAAGACCAAGGGCGACCCGAAGGCGCGCGAGACGAAGGACTTCCTCAAGACCCGCATGGAGTCCGCGCGGTGGTTCATCAACTCCATCCAGCAGCGCCGCAACACGCTCCTGAAGGTGATGGAGGCCATCGTGGAGGTGCAGCACGAGTTCTTCGAGCACGGCGAGGGCAACCTCAAGCCGATGATCCTGAAGGACATCGCGGACATCATCAAGATGGACATCTCGACGGTGTCGCGCGTCGTCAACGGCAAGTACGTCCAGACCGAGTACGGCGTCTACGAGCTGAAGCACTTCTTCAGCGAGGGCATCACCGGCGACGACGGCGAGGAGGTCTCCAACAAGGAGGTCAAGGCGCTCCTGGAGCGGATCGTCGGCAAGGAGGACAAGACCAAGCCCCACAGCGACCAGAAGCTGGCCGACCTGCTGGCGGGCGAGGGCTACCCCATCGCCCGGCGCACGGTGACGAAGTACCGCGAGCAGCTCAACATCCCGGTGGCGCGGCTCCGGCGGCAGATCGTGCTGGCGTAG
- a CDS encoding T9SS type A sorting domain-containing protein yields MTRFLLLLALVAGSATAQTARTDSRDGPLRDGPLRVTSLDSPMLLAADGAEVWVAAGTYSVARLDAPMRLVADGGPVRLTGLAGPVLAAAPTRASATAAETALDAAFPNPFSRTATVPLTLAQAAEVDVRVVDVLGREVARLAQGARDAGTYPLTLAADALANGVYVVVAEIRPASGDTVRFTQRITLAR; encoded by the coding sequence ATGACCCGTTTCCTTCTCCTGCTGGCGCTCGTCGCCGGCAGCGCCACTGCGCAGACCGCCCGCACCGACTCCCGCGACGGGCCACTCCGCGACGGCCCGCTCCGCGTCACCTCGCTCGACTCACCGATGCTCCTCGCCGCCGACGGCGCCGAGGTCTGGGTCGCCGCCGGGACCTACAGCGTGGCCCGCCTCGACGCCCCGATGCGGCTGGTCGCCGACGGCGGCCCGGTCCGCCTCACCGGCCTCGCCGGGCCGGTCCTCGCCGCGGCGCCGACGCGCGCGTCCGCCACGGCCGCCGAGACCGCGCTCGACGCCGCGTTCCCGAACCCGTTCTCCCGGACGGCGACGGTCCCGCTCACGCTCGCCCAGGCCGCCGAGGTCGACGTCCGCGTCGTGGACGTGCTCGGCCGCGAGGTCGCCCGGCTGGCGCAGGGCGCGCGCGACGCGGGCACCTACCCGCTCACGCTCGCTGCCGACGCACTCGCCAACGGCGTCTACGTCGTCGTCGCCGAGATCCGCCCGGCGTCCGGCGACACGGTTCGCTTCACGCAGCGCATCACGCTCGCCCGCTGA
- a CDS encoding type 2 lanthipeptide synthetase LanM family protein, translated as MALPATDRWVALAARGDSTRIHARLRLGAPPRALSGTDAGPAPPCADAPALAALTADARRLASGWEGSMRAKVPSGGTPFVEAWAPWVAAAAERVRATLGPEDALPAPVLHRFEAALGAELATLASHPLRTAYAVRKSIRGGNADEVYAGFVADLASDAGDTLFEDYPVLARLVPTRALYWVESTVEFARRLGRDRSSIEAAAKAWTGDRAIGPLVDVSTGLSDPHRRGRSVVIATFGSGFKAVYKPRPVDLDLAFGRFAAWMAAENGPVVHSPRVVGRRSHGWAEFIAEAKGSVDPARYYQRAGALLCTLHMLGGRDFHFENIVAGPDGPVPIDLEVLLAHHPPTLGAAAPAAVISESVVSTSLLPHWSGAGSLRIDTGGFSGEMGLLDAGPSPDGPRKNVPHAHSGPAHPEDYEDDLMAGFEAAYRFFADRREELGSTGGPLSAFDGARTRFLFRHTRTYGSLTRQALTCRHLRDPDLRDLELDLLFRPLLHAEGSEAWAPIVHDEKATLDVLDVPFFEATVDSTALETSAGPIPHFFAESGLARTQARIQALSLDDLAFQQASIRAALFTRRSNGTTVLPAPRRRLPAASPADLGSAADAVSAQIRAGLFEQPDGTLIWPHVDRVAALDRCEVSPPGVSLHDGVAGVGLFLAAHAAIRGSDASERMARRLLDGLAGRVRAGRVRGLGGTTGLPSVLYALAEAGRLLDHPAWSDASVDALDHLDPEAIDRDEALDVIAGSAGAALCLSRVHELTGSARALDLAVRCADRLLQARLSLRGHAVWPSAEEGVLIGYAHGVAGIADALRRVGALAGTERHTAAAADAIGYVQSRMDSATASWIRLDRLDDSEAAPEPASDMWCHGTAGVLLALASSGDGPDIEAPGPLAEAAARLLDLADQPRDHACCGAFGRVAAAFEVSGGHGPLADAARGMAARLTLRADGTYVAQYGAGYFDPGLYTGLSGVGLVLLRLHAPSHAPSFLTWS; from the coding sequence ATGGCCCTCCCCGCCACCGACCGCTGGGTCGCTCTCGCCGCGCGCGGCGACTCCACCCGGATCCACGCCCGCCTCCGCCTCGGCGCCCCTCCGCGCGCGCTCTCCGGGACCGATGCCGGACCGGCGCCCCCCTGTGCAGACGCCCCCGCCCTCGCCGCGCTCACGGCAGACGCCCGCCGCCTGGCCTCGGGATGGGAGGGCTCCATGAGGGCCAAAGTCCCTTCTGGAGGCACCCCGTTCGTCGAGGCCTGGGCGCCGTGGGTCGCTGCGGCGGCCGAGCGCGTCCGAGCCACGCTCGGCCCGGAGGACGCCCTGCCTGCCCCCGTCCTCCATCGGTTCGAGGCCGCGCTGGGAGCGGAACTGGCCACCCTCGCCTCCCATCCGCTTCGGACGGCCTACGCGGTGCGGAAGTCGATCCGGGGTGGGAACGCAGACGAGGTCTACGCCGGGTTCGTTGCCGACCTGGCGAGCGACGCGGGCGACACCCTGTTCGAGGACTATCCCGTCCTGGCTCGCCTCGTCCCCACGCGCGCGCTGTACTGGGTCGAGTCGACGGTGGAGTTTGCGCGTCGGCTCGGCCGAGACCGGTCGTCCATCGAGGCGGCGGCGAAGGCCTGGACGGGAGACCGCGCCATCGGCCCCCTCGTCGATGTCTCGACGGGCCTCTCCGACCCGCATCGCCGGGGGCGTTCGGTCGTGATCGCCACGTTCGGCTCCGGGTTCAAGGCCGTGTACAAACCGCGCCCGGTCGACCTTGACCTAGCGTTCGGGCGGTTCGCCGCGTGGATGGCGGCCGAGAACGGCCCGGTCGTCCACTCTCCCCGAGTAGTCGGGCGCCGATCCCACGGGTGGGCCGAGTTCATCGCCGAGGCGAAGGGCTCGGTCGACCCGGCCAGGTACTATCAGCGCGCCGGGGCCCTCCTGTGCACCCTCCACATGCTCGGGGGCCGCGACTTCCACTTCGAAAACATCGTGGCGGGGCCGGACGGTCCGGTTCCGATCGATCTCGAAGTCCTGCTCGCCCATCACCCACCGACGCTCGGCGCGGCCGCCCCGGCGGCCGTCATCTCCGAGTCGGTGGTCTCGACTTCGCTCCTCCCCCACTGGTCAGGCGCCGGGTCGCTCCGGATCGACACCGGGGGCTTCAGCGGCGAGATGGGGCTGCTCGACGCGGGTCCCTCACCCGACGGCCCGAGGAAGAACGTTCCACACGCCCACTCGGGGCCCGCCCACCCCGAAGACTACGAGGACGACCTGATGGCCGGGTTCGAGGCCGCCTACCGGTTCTTCGCTGACCGGCGCGAGGAGTTGGGCTCGACGGGTGGGCCCCTCTCGGCGTTCGATGGCGCCCGGACGCGGTTTCTGTTCCGCCACACGCGGACCTACGGGTCCCTGACACGCCAGGCCCTCACGTGCCGACATCTTCGAGACCCGGATCTCCGCGACCTCGAACTCGACCTCCTCTTCCGCCCTCTCCTCCATGCCGAAGGCAGCGAGGCGTGGGCCCCCATCGTCCACGACGAGAAGGCGACCCTCGATGTCCTCGATGTCCCCTTCTTCGAGGCGACGGTAGACAGCACGGCCCTCGAGACCTCGGCGGGCCCCATCCCGCACTTCTTCGCCGAGAGCGGGCTCGCACGGACCCAGGCCCGGATCCAGGCGCTCTCCCTCGACGACCTCGCCTTCCAGCAGGCCTCGATCCGGGCAGCCCTCTTCACCCGGCGCTCGAACGGAACCACCGTCCTTCCCGCCCCCAGGCGCCGGCTGCCCGCCGCCAGCCCGGCCGACCTCGGGTCCGCGGCCGACGCGGTGTCGGCCCAGATCCGAGCGGGTCTGTTCGAGCAGCCCGATGGGACACTGATCTGGCCCCACGTCGACCGTGTGGCCGCCCTGGACCGGTGCGAGGTCTCCCCGCCGGGGGTGTCGCTCCACGACGGCGTGGCGGGAGTCGGCCTGTTTCTCGCAGCACACGCGGCGATCCGAGGCTCGGACGCGTCCGAGCGGATGGCGCGCAGGCTCCTCGACGGCCTCGCGGGACGGGTCCGGGCGGGACGTGTGCGCGGCCTCGGCGGGACGACCGGCCTGCCGTCGGTGCTGTACGCGCTCGCCGAGGCGGGCCGACTCCTCGACCACCCCGCGTGGTCCGACGCATCCGTCGACGCCCTCGACCACCTTGACCCCGAGGCCATCGACCGCGACGAGGCCCTGGACGTGATCGCCGGGTCGGCGGGCGCGGCCCTGTGTCTCAGCCGTGTCCATGAGCTCACCGGGAGCGCGCGGGCACTGGACCTCGCCGTTCGGTGTGCGGACCGGCTCCTGCAGGCGCGCCTCTCGCTCCGAGGCCATGCGGTATGGCCCTCTGCCGAGGAGGGCGTCCTGATCGGGTACGCCCACGGGGTAGCCGGCATCGCGGACGCCCTCCGGCGTGTCGGGGCGCTGGCCGGGACCGAGCGGCACACCGCCGCCGCCGCCGATGCGATCGGCTACGTCCAGTCACGGATGGATTCGGCGACCGCCTCGTGGATCCGGTTGGACCGGCTGGACGATTCCGAAGCCGCGCCCGAGCCTGCCTCCGACATGTGGTGCCACGGGACGGCAGGCGTCCTTCTCGCGCTCGCCTCCTCCGGAGACGGTCCCGACATCGAGGCCCCCGGGCCGCTGGCCGAGGCAGCCGCCCGGCTTCTCGACCTGGCCGACCAGCCTCGCGACCACGCCTGCTGCGGCGCGTTCGGGCGGGTCGCTGCGGCGTTCGAGGTTTCCGGCGGCCACGGCCCCCTCGCCGACGCGGCCCGCGGCATGGCCGCGCGGCTGACTCTCCGGGCCGACGGAACGTACGTCGCCCAGTACGGCGCCGGATATTTCGACCCCGGTCTCTACACCGGCCTCTCCGGTGTCGGCCTCGTCCTGCTGCGCCTCCACGCCCCCTCTCATGCGCCATCGTTCCTCACCTGGTCCTAG
- a CDS encoding S41 family peptidase — MRHRSSPGPSRIGRAWLTVALLAVIAGCGPRHPLGSRDLGDITPGAEAYLVRALTILQEEALHADRLNAEALDAVADLARNADSPAETYPAIRHAVEALGDGHSAFVTADQVAAGRSASRAEQGPPVDGRSVGSVAVLRLGTAIYDDPERRSGLAEAIHGALAQLADDEPCGWVLDLRGNQGGDLWPMLAGTGPLVGEGEAGGIDVPGPSDMGWRYAGGKVSLRLRLAGILPLSAPQLTVESPVVLDGTPPVAVLTDSLTASSAEALVVAFRGRPRSASFGSPTYGVPTANQTVRLDDGALLIVTTGVFVDRTGRRYAGPIAPDVDAEGPAVLESAIRWVEAECDA; from the coding sequence ATGCGCCATCGTTCCTCACCTGGTCCTAGTCGAATCGGCCGGGCCTGGCTCACCGTCGCGCTGCTGGCGGTGATCGCAGGCTGCGGGCCAAGACATCCGCTCGGCTCCCGCGACCTCGGCGACATCACCCCCGGGGCCGAGGCCTACCTAGTTCGGGCCCTGACGATCCTCCAGGAGGAGGCCCTCCACGCCGACAGGCTCAACGCCGAGGCCCTCGACGCCGTAGCAGACCTGGCGCGAAACGCCGACTCCCCCGCCGAGACGTACCCGGCCATCCGCCACGCCGTCGAGGCGCTCGGCGACGGCCACAGCGCGTTCGTGACGGCGGATCAGGTGGCGGCCGGCCGGAGCGCGAGCCGGGCCGAGCAGGGGCCGCCTGTCGACGGGCGATCCGTGGGCTCCGTGGCCGTCCTCCGCCTGGGCACGGCCATCTACGACGACCCCGAGCGGCGGTCGGGCCTCGCGGAGGCGATCCACGGCGCGCTCGCCCAACTGGCCGACGACGAGCCCTGCGGCTGGGTCCTCGACCTCCGCGGGAACCAGGGCGGGGATCTCTGGCCCATGCTGGCCGGCACGGGGCCGCTCGTGGGTGAGGGCGAGGCCGGAGGAATCGACGTGCCGGGGCCGTCGGACATGGGGTGGCGCTACGCCGGAGGAAAGGTCTCGCTCCGCCTCCGCCTGGCGGGCATCCTCCCCCTCTCCGCCCCCCAGCTTACCGTCGAGTCCCCTGTGGTCCTCGACGGGACGCCGCCGGTGGCCGTGCTGACCGATAGCCTGACGGCGAGTTCGGCGGAGGCCCTCGTCGTCGCGTTCCGGGGGCGCCCGCGCTCGGCGAGCTTCGGCTCGCCCACATACGGCGTCCCGACGGCAAACCAGACCGTTCGGCTGGACGATGGCGCACTCTTGATCGTGACCACCGGTGTGTTCGTGGACCGGACAGGCCGCCGATATGCGGGCCCGATCGCACCCGACGTGGACGCGGAGGGCCCCGCGGTCCTCGAGTCGGCCATTCGATGGGTCGAAGCGGAATGCGACGCGTGA
- a CDS encoding sensor histidine kinase: protein MLSLSRLVFAVSLVAVPAMAQTPPALREALAWDSFYVMGAERLGTWRYRALDADGAEGSTSLGKTWIEVEDPYGGRILIPQFYQQSIQTRVQDAVEGRSQRVNIDIPRATFYVLLGLLGGAVVLVAILPLYVYRRRYLKELDKRRQLQEARRQLAESREDERRQLARELHDGPLQDLHALRMQLGLAADALDGDAAARPRVRGAQDDAHTVVEDLRRITEALRPPALGPFGLSAALSAHADRFRRRHPGIEVRLALAPDGLKLPEPIRLALFRIAQEAMNNAAKHGPPATLRLELDLSDDEVCLIIEDDGPGLGAVTDFSALAADGHFGLLGMQERADAVSGTLHVANRSEGGFRVQVSVPRAEAVEEAPGR, encoded by the coding sequence GTGCTGAGCCTCTCCCGACTCGTCTTCGCTGTCTCGCTCGTCGCCGTGCCAGCGATGGCGCAGACGCCCCCGGCCCTCCGCGAGGCCCTCGCCTGGGATTCTTTCTACGTGATGGGGGCCGAGCGCCTGGGCACGTGGCGCTACCGGGCGCTCGACGCGGATGGCGCCGAGGGCTCCACCAGCCTCGGCAAGACCTGGATCGAGGTTGAGGACCCCTACGGCGGGCGCATCCTGATTCCGCAGTTCTACCAGCAGTCGATCCAGACGCGCGTGCAGGACGCGGTCGAGGGGCGGAGCCAGCGCGTCAACATCGACATCCCGCGCGCCACCTTCTACGTCCTGCTGGGGCTGCTCGGCGGGGCGGTCGTTCTGGTGGCGATACTGCCTCTCTACGTCTACCGCCGCCGCTACCTCAAGGAACTCGACAAGCGGCGGCAGCTTCAGGAGGCCAGGCGGCAACTGGCCGAGAGCCGCGAGGACGAACGCCGACAGCTGGCGCGCGAACTCCACGACGGCCCGCTCCAGGACCTCCACGCGCTTCGCATGCAGCTCGGCCTCGCCGCCGACGCGCTCGACGGCGACGCTGCCGCTCGGCCGCGTGTCCGCGGCGCGCAGGACGACGCCCACACCGTCGTCGAGGACCTCCGCCGCATCACCGAGGCGCTCCGCCCCCCCGCGCTTGGCCCGTTCGGGCTCTCCGCCGCCCTCTCCGCCCATGCCGACCGGTTCCGCCGACGGCACCCCGGCATCGAGGTCCGCCTCGCCCTCGCCCCCGACGGCCTCAAGCTCCCCGAGCCCATCCGCCTCGCACTGTTCCGGATCGCGCAGGAGGCCATGAACAACGCGGCCAAGCACGGGCCTCCGGCGACCCTCCGCCTCGAACTCGACCTGTCGGACGACGAGGTCTGCCTCATCATCGAGGACGACGGCCCCGGCCTCGGCGCCGTGACCGACTTCTCTGCCCTCGCCGCCGACGGCCACTTCGGGCTGCTCGGCATGCAGGAACGAGCCGACGCGGTGTCCGGGACGCTCCACGTGGCGAACCGCTCCGAAGGCGGCTTCCGCGTGCAGGTCTCGGTGCCGCGCGCCGAGGCCGTGGAGGAGGCGCCCGGGCGATAG
- a CDS encoding DUF3109 family protein: MFAVDHVLVSDALLDAPFACHLGSCFGACCVHGDRGAPVDADERQALEDALPVVEHKLRPEARAEIARKGVWEGDERSGYHTTTVRNRECVFVVYDGGAQSAVAKCSLQQAFWDGKIGFEKPVSCHLYPVRIETFGEGADAVDVINYERISLCDSAVPHGRRTGVQLADFLDRPLTRKYGADWVARFRDTLQQRREDVGIGPQDPAPAPATAS, from the coding sequence ATGTTTGCAGTCGACCACGTTCTCGTCTCCGACGCCCTCCTCGACGCGCCCTTCGCGTGCCACCTGGGCTCCTGCTTCGGCGCGTGCTGCGTCCACGGCGACCGCGGCGCCCCCGTCGACGCCGACGAGCGACAGGCCCTCGAGGACGCCCTCCCGGTCGTCGAGCACAAGCTCCGGCCCGAGGCCCGCGCCGAGATCGCCCGCAAGGGCGTCTGGGAAGGCGACGAGCGCTCCGGCTACCACACCACCACGGTCCGCAATCGCGAGTGCGTGTTCGTGGTCTACGACGGCGGTGCCCAGTCGGCCGTCGCCAAGTGCTCCCTCCAGCAGGCCTTCTGGGACGGCAAGATCGGCTTCGAGAAGCCCGTCTCGTGCCACCTCTACCCCGTCCGCATCGAGACCTTCGGCGAGGGCGCCGACGCCGTCGACGTGATCAACTACGAGCGGATCTCGCTCTGCGACTCCGCCGTCCCCCACGGCCGACGCACCGGCGTCCAACTCGCCGACTTCCTGGATCGCCCCCTCACCCGCAAGTACGGCGCCGACTGGGTGGCCCGCTTTCGCGACACGCTCCAGCAGCGCCGCGAGGACGTGGGCATCGGCCCGCAAGACCCCGCCCCGGCCCCCGCCACCGCCTCTTAA
- a CDS encoding response regulator transcription factor, with translation MPVSIRVLIADDHPVWRRGIRALLDAEADIEVVAEAADGEEAIRAIRAGGLDVAVLDMEMPRLTGVDVSRTVRDEGLPVRVLALSSYDDASYVSGLLQNGASGYLTKDKPPSLIIEAVRAVARGEGRWFVQPTSKDDPAAGLSERECEVLALLAQGKANAQIGETLFISENTVRNHLANTYAKIGVRTAREAVAWAWRNGFPGAE, from the coding sequence ATGCCCGTCTCCATCCGCGTCCTGATCGCCGACGACCATCCGGTGTGGAGGCGCGGCATCCGCGCACTGCTCGACGCCGAGGCCGACATTGAGGTCGTGGCCGAGGCGGCGGACGGCGAGGAGGCCATCCGCGCCATCCGTGCAGGAGGGCTCGACGTGGCGGTCCTGGACATGGAGATGCCCCGCCTGACCGGCGTGGACGTCTCTCGAACCGTCCGCGATGAGGGGCTGCCGGTCCGGGTCCTGGCCCTCTCGTCCTACGACGACGCCTCGTACGTGAGCGGGCTGCTGCAGAACGGAGCCTCGGGATACCTCACCAAGGACAAGCCGCCGTCGCTCATCATCGAAGCCGTTCGAGCCGTGGCCCGGGGCGAGGGCCGCTGGTTCGTCCAGCCGACGTCGAAGGACGACCCGGCCGCTGGGCTCTCGGAGCGCGAGTGCGAGGTGCTGGCGCTGCTGGCGCAGGGCAAGGCCAACGCCCAGATTGGCGAGACACTGTTCATCTCCGAGAACACGGTCCGCAACCACCTCGCCAACACGTATGCCAAGATCGGCGTCAGGACGGCGCGCGAGGCCGTCGCGTGGGCGTGGCGGAACGGGTTCCCCGGCGCCGAGTAA
- a CDS encoding sensor histidine kinase, whose protein sequence is MALLPWLVAALVAGWVCARAARRAREADRRAQQAEQQARLSLARAERDHRRLAAVLHDGPVQDLLALGMDARVSTHLGLPVAPPDVSGVVQQLRAVSEGLRPPALGPFGLAAALTAHVERFRANHPAIAVSLDLDDDDLPAETRLALFRIAQEAIGNAALHGPPLTIDIRLSTFTERVEFTIRDDGNGWEVPDDIATLAQTGRYGVFGMLMQAESVGASLTVQSAPGETVVHISALPTRPNQA, encoded by the coding sequence GTGGCTCTTCTTCCCTGGCTGGTCGCGGCTCTAGTTGCGGGCTGGGTCTGCGCGCGGGCGGCGCGGCGAGCGCGCGAGGCAGACCGCCGGGCCCAGCAGGCCGAGCAGCAGGCCCGGCTCAGCCTCGCCCGGGCCGAGCGCGACCACCGGCGGCTCGCTGCGGTCCTTCACGACGGGCCCGTGCAGGACCTGCTGGCGCTCGGCATGGACGCCCGCGTCTCGACCCACCTCGGTCTCCCCGTGGCGCCCCCCGATGTCTCGGGCGTCGTGCAGCAACTCCGGGCGGTCAGCGAGGGCCTGCGCCCCCCCGCGCTCGGCCCGTTCGGGCTCGCCGCCGCCCTCACCGCCCACGTCGAGCGGTTCCGCGCGAACCACCCCGCCATCGCCGTCTCCCTGGACCTCGACGACGACGACCTGCCCGCCGAGACTCGGCTCGCGCTGTTCCGGATCGCACAGGAGGCCATCGGCAATGCCGCCCTGCACGGCCCTCCGCTCACCATCGACATCCGCCTGAGCACATTCACGGAGCGTGTGGAGTTCACTATTCGGGACGACGGCAACGGGTGGGAGGTCCCAGACGACATCGCGACCCTGGCCCAGACGGGGCGGTACGGTGTGTTCGGAATGCTCATGCAGGCCGAGTCGGTCGGGGCGTCACTCACGGTGCAGAGCGCCCCGGGAGAGACGGTGGTGCATATTTCCGCCCTCCCGACCCGACCGAATCAGGCGTAA
- a CDS encoding sigma 54-interacting transcriptional regulator, with protein MPAPTSAWLTPLASRIAALSEAIWGRTGVVRMIGTSPGLLAAQTRLDRFARVDRPVLITGESGVGKELFARATYLLSPRTGRAFVGVNCAQFVDENLLISELFGHKKGSFTGATEDRKGLFEEADGGVLFLDEVGELTPRAQAALLRAIGVGEIVRLGESAARRVDVRVVAATNRDLRAMVADGTFREDLYYRLAPLRLHVPALRERGDDWRMIAEAYLAQLCRQAGADRLLGESAVRALTGYPWPGNVREVRGLLDTAFCLCLGDTIEAADVEPELRADPDELDERTLAMAAGGTGDPYAQMSRGQGSFWSVVRDPYLDRELNRDEVRQIVERGLSEAGGSYKRALRAFGLPEAEYLKFMDFLRHHRLKPERYRRNAA; from the coding sequence ATGCCTGCTCCTACCTCCGCCTGGCTCACGCCTCTCGCCTCCCGCATCGCGGCTCTGTCCGAAGCCATCTGGGGTCGCACCGGCGTCGTTCGCATGATCGGGACCTCGCCCGGCCTCCTCGCCGCCCAGACCCGGCTGGACCGGTTCGCCCGTGTCGACCGCCCCGTCCTTATCACGGGTGAGAGCGGCGTGGGCAAAGAACTGTTCGCCCGCGCCACGTACCTGCTGTCGCCGCGCACCGGGCGCGCGTTCGTGGGTGTCAACTGCGCCCAGTTCGTCGACGAGAACCTGCTCATCTCCGAGCTGTTCGGCCACAAGAAGGGCTCGTTCACGGGCGCCACCGAGGACCGGAAGGGCCTGTTCGAAGAAGCCGACGGCGGGGTGCTGTTCCTCGACGAAGTCGGCGAGCTGACGCCGCGCGCTCAGGCGGCCCTGCTGCGCGCCATCGGCGTGGGCGAGATCGTCCGCCTCGGCGAGTCGGCGGCCCGGCGCGTCGACGTGCGCGTCGTGGCGGCCACCAACCGCGACTTGCGTGCGATGGTGGCCGACGGCACGTTCCGCGAGGACCTGTACTACCGGCTGGCACCGCTCCGGCTGCACGTGCCCGCCCTCCGCGAGCGCGGCGACGACTGGCGGATGATCGCCGAGGCGTACCTCGCCCAGCTCTGCCGCCAGGCCGGCGCGGACCGCCTGCTGGGCGAGTCCGCCGTGCGTGCCCTGACAGGCTACCCGTGGCCGGGCAACGTCCGCGAAGTCCGCGGCCTGCTCGACACGGCCTTCTGCCTCTGCCTCGGCGACACCATCGAGGCAGCCGACGTGGAGCCCGAGCTCCGGGCCGATCCCGACGAACTCGACGAGCGCACGCTGGCGATGGCCGCGGGCGGCACCGGCGACCCCTACGCCCAGATGTCGCGCGGCCAGGGCTCCTTCTGGTCCGTCGTCCGGGATCCGTACCTGGACCGTGAGCTCAACCGCGACGAGGTCCGCCAGATCGTCGAGCGCGGGCTCTCCGAGGCAGGCGGCAGCTACAAGCGCGCCCTCCGGGCCTTCGGGCTGCCCGAGGCGGAGTACCTCAAGTTCATGGACTTCCTCCGCCACCACCGCCTCAAGCCTGAGCGGTACCGGCGGAACGCGGCCTGA